One part of the Entelurus aequoreus isolate RoL-2023_Sb linkage group LG05, RoL_Eaeq_v1.1, whole genome shotgun sequence genome encodes these proteins:
- the atg101 gene encoding autophagy-related protein 101 — protein MNCRSELLEVTVEARQVEEAILSLMHTILLHRSTGKFHYKKEGTYSIGTVGTLDFDCDFIDFTFVRVSSEELDRVIRKAVSEFKDALSNSGSDGIGQISLEFYQKKKSRWPFSDECIPWEVWSIKVNVVNLANEQERQICREKVGEKLGEKVINVVEVINRHEYLPKMPTQSEVDNVFDTSLRDVQPYLYKITYQITDCLGTSVSTTMRRLIKDTLAL, from the exons ATGAATTGTCGATCGGAGCTGCTGGAAGTAACGGTGGAGGCGAGGCAGGTGGAGGAAGCAATTCTGTCTCTGATGCACACCATTTTGCTGCACCGCAGCActggcaagtttcactacaaAAAGGAAGGGACTTATTCTATTGGTACCGTTGGCACCTTAGACTTCGACTGCGATTTCATCGACTTCACTTTTGTCAGAGTGTCCTCAGAAGAACTCGACAGGGTGATCAGAAAAGCTGTGTCTGAATTCAAG GACGCGTTAAGCAACTCGGGCAGCGATGGTATCGGTCAAATCTCCCTGGAGTTCTACCAGAAGAAGAAGTCTCGTTGGCCCTTTTCTGACGAGTgcatcccctgggaggtgtggAGCATCAAAGTCAACGTGGTCAACCTCGCCAATGAGCAGGAGAGACAGATCTGCCGGGAGAAAGTGGGCGAGAAACTGGGCGAAAAGGTGATCAACGTGGTGGAAGTCATCAATCGCCACGAGTACCTGCCCAAGATGCCCACCCAGTCGGAAGTGGACAACGTGTTTGACACCAGTCTGAGGGATGTGCAGCCTTACCTGTACAAGATCACGTACCAGATCACGGACTGTCTGGGCACCTCTGTCAGCACCACCATGAGAAGGCTGATCAAGGACACGCTGGCACTGTGA